One Salvia splendens isolate huo1 chromosome 12, SspV2, whole genome shotgun sequence genomic window carries:
- the LOC121757123 gene encoding probable serine/threonine-protein kinase At1g54610, with protein MGCVCGKPSSAVEDSEVSPKQRELSRKASELRMAMGVSSRRNQSFSMKENLESGDVKMIDKKVSGSRKVRDDYYEKQRKGSCEELGGNFPNMGSLPSAVEGEQVAAGWPSWLVAVAGEAIRGWVPRKADTFEKLDKIGQGTYSSVYKGRDLLTNKYVALKKVRFDNMDPESVKFMAREILILRRLDHPNIIKLEGLVTSKTSSSLYLVFEYMEHDLTGLASLPGVKFSEPQVKCYMKQLLSGLDYCHRKGVLHRDIKGSNLLINNYGILKIADFGLASYFDNKIPLTSRVVTLWYRPPELLLGATQYGVAVDLWSTGCILGELYAGKPIMPGRTEVEQLHKIFKLCGSPSEDYWKKSKLPHSPVFKPIQPYRRRIADTFKDRHDAAVKLMEILLSVDPSDRGTAASALESEFFKTSPIPCDPSSLPKYPPSKEIDAKQREEEARRKGAAGAKGHKGDNDSKKPREFQSVVGLDPNAELSRLMPRHGHVDSKSRSEFFNTQKQDAAPGFAVDQSGRAQDPSERSKDHLPNPRERVISNSGPLAPPVSWTSSGKKSNDISIVSTRNGLSPAECRNSLGPQRVEAANQAGRFSQSFGEAVRNHDRRRQSQIPPGSHQADYGRINAKETVLDGHSKERKIHFSGPLLAPSNNIEQVLKEHDRRIQEAARRLRHEKTRAGRVRPHETQTSSKQTHVSNQSAG; from the exons ATGGGCTGTGTTTGTGGGAAGCCGTCTTCGGCGGTTGAGGATAGTGAGGTGAGCCCGAAGCAGAGGGAGCTGAGTAGGAAGGCGTCTGAGCTTCGTATGGCGATGGGGGTTTCGTCGAGGAGGAATCAGAGTTTCTCGATGAAGGAGAATTTGGAGAGTGGTGATGTGAAGATGATTGATAAGAAGGTTAGTGGGTCTAGGAAGGTGAGGGATGATTATTATGAGAAGCAGAGGAAGGGGAGCTGTGAGGAACTAGGTGGGAATTTCCCCAACATGGGGAGCCTCCCGAGCGCGGTGGAGGGCGAGCAGGTCGCGGCTGGGTGGCCGTCTTGGCTGGTCGCGGTGGCTGGGGAGGCAATCCGCGGATGGGTTCCGCGGAAAGCTGATACCTTTGAAAAGCTTGATAAG ATTGGTCAAGGGACTTACAGTAGCGTGTATAAGGGCAGAGATCTCCTGACTAACAAATACGTGGCTCTGAAGAAAGTGCGTTTTGATAATATGGATCCAGAAAGCGTGAAATTCATGGCAAGGGAGATTCTCATCTTGCGAAGGCTTGATCACCCGAACATTATCAAGCTGGAAGGCTTGGTCACTTCAAAAACGTCTTCGAGTTTATACCTCGTCTTTGAGTATATGGAGCATGATCTCACCGGACTTGCATCACTACCCGGCGTCAAGTTCTCAGAGCCACAG GTGAAGTGTTACATGAAACAGCTATTGAGTGGGCTGGATTACTGTCATAGGAAGGGTGTCCTGCATCGTGATATAAAGGGTTCAAATCTCTTGATTAACAATTACGGGATCTTAAAGATCGCCGATTTTGGCTTGGCGAGTTATTTTGACAACAAAATCCCCCTCACAAGCCGCGTCGTGACTTTATGGTATCGGCCACCTGAACTCTTGCTCGGAGCGACTCAGTATGGAGTTGCTGTCGATTTATGGAGTACCGGCTGCATACTCGGAGAATTGTACGCAGGCAAGCCCATCATGCCTGGTAGAACCGAG gttgagcagctGCATAAAATATTCAAGCTTTGTGGTTCGCCTTCTGAAGATTATTGGAAAAAATCGAAGTTACCTCATTCCCCGGTCTTTAAGCCGATTCAGCCTTACAGACGACGAATCGCTGATACCTTTAAGGATCGTCATGATGCTGCTGTAAAGCTGATGGAGATCTTACTCTCAGTCGATCCTTCTGATCGAGGGACTGCAGCTAGTGCTCTCGAGAGTGAG TTCTTCAAAACATCTCCCATTCCGTGTGATCCTTCGAGTTTGCCCAAATATCCTCCAAGCAAAGAGATCGATGCAAAACAGAGAGAAGAGGAAGCGAGAAG GAAAGGAGCTGCTGGAGCTAAGGGACATAAGGGTGACAATGATTCTAAAAAACCAAGAGAATTCCAAAGTGTGGTAGGGCTCGATCCCAATGCTGAGTTGTCTAGATTAATGCCG AGGCATGGCCACGTGGACTCAAAGAGCCGTAGCGAATTTTTCAACACTCAAAAGCAAGACGCTGCTCCTGGCTTTGCAGTGGATCAATCGGGACGAGCACAGGATCCATCCGAAAGGAGCAAAGATCACCTGCCGAATCCTAGGGAGAGAGTGATTTCTAATTCCGGCCCTCTTGCTCCACCTGTGAGCTGGACGTCGTCCGGGAAGAAAAGCAACGATATTTCCATCGTTTCCACCAGAAACGGGTTGTCACCCGCAGAATGCCGAAACAGTTTAGGTCCCCAACGCGTCGAGGCTGCAAATCAAGCAGGCAGGTTCTCACAGTCGTTCGGGGAAGCCGTGAGAAATCACGACAGGAGACGGCAATCTCAAATTCCTCCGGGTTCTCACCAGGCCGACTACGGACGAATCAACGCAAAAGAAACCGTCTTG GACGGGCACAGTAAGGAGAGAAAGATCCATTTCTCGGGTCCTCTGCTCGCGCCATCGAACAACATAGAGCAGGTGCTCAAAGAGCACGATCGCCGGATCCAAGAAGCTGCTCGGCGTTTGAGGCACGAGAAGACGAGGGCCGGTAGAGTTCGGCCTCACGAGACGCAAACGTCGTCTAAACAGACGCACGTCTCGAATCAAAGCGCCGGCTAG
- the LOC121759128 gene encoding DNA-directed RNA polymerase II subunit RPB2-like, giving the protein MYGGGVGYQYGGEEAYVAEADEEPEEISQEDTWTVISSYFEEKGLVRQQLDSFDEFIQNTMQEIVDESAHIEIRPESQHNPARSSEFAEIIYRISFGQIYLSKPMMTESDGETNTLYPKAARLRNLTYSSPLYVDVTKRVIRKGYDCEEVIETQEFAKIFIGKVPIMLRSSYCSLFNLSEKDLMEMGECPYDQGGYFIINGSEKVLIAQEKMSTNHVYVFKKRQPNKYAYVAEVRSIAEAQNKAPSGMFVRMLSRPGAKGGSSGQYIRATLPYIRTEVPIIIVFRALGFISDKEILEHICYDFNDPQMMELLRPSLEEAFVIQNQQVALDYIGKRGSTVGVTKEKRIKYAREILQREMLPHVGIGDGHEHKKAYYFGYVVHRLLLCALGRRAEDDRDHYANKRLDLAGSLLGGLFRMLFRKLTRDVRSYVQKSVDNGKDVNLQFAIKAKTVTSGLKYSLATGNWGQANAAGTRAGVSQVLNRLTFASTLSHLRRLNSPIGREGKLAKPRQLHNSHWGMMCPAETPEGQACGLVKNLALMVYITVGSAANPILEFLDEWGTENFEEISPAVIPQATKTFVNGCWVGIHRNPELLVKTLRQLRRQVDVNTEVGIVRDIHLKELRLYTDYGRCSRPLFIVDKQRLHIKKSDILALQQREVPEEYGWNDLVRKGFIEYVDTEEEETTMISMTVNDLIRSRRNPDDAYSETYTHCEIHPSLILGVCASIIPFPDHNQSPRNTYQSAMGKQAMGIYVTNYQLRMDTLAYVLYYPQKPLVTTRAMEHLHFRQLPAGINAIVSIACYSGYNQEDSVIMNQSSIDRGFFRSLFFRSYRDEEKKMGTLVKEDFGRPNRDNTLGMRHGSYDKLDDDGFAPPGTRVSGDDVIIGKTTPVTQEEAQGKSARFTSKDHSTSLRHSETGIVDQVLLTTNADGLRFVKIRMRSVRIPQIGDKFSSRHGQKGTIGMTYTQEDMPWTIEGITPDIIVNPHAIPSRMTIGQLIECIMGKVAAHMGKEGDATPFTDVTVDNISQALHKCGYQMRGFERMYNGHTGRVLSAMIFLGPTYYQRLKHMVDDKIHSRGRGPVQILTRQPAEGRSRDGGLRFGEMERDCMIAHGAAHFLKERLFDQSDAYKVHVCERCGLIAIANLKKLSFECRGCKNKTDIVQINIPYACKLLLQELMSMAISPRLLTKDVVTAKGQKRRGG; this is encoded by the exons atgtACGGCGGCGGTGTGGGGTACCAGTACGGCGGCGAGGAGGCCTACGTGGCAGAGGCGGATGAGGAGCCGGAGGAGATATCGCAGGAGGACACGTGGACGGTGATCAGCTCGTATTTCGAGGAGAAGGGCTTGGTGAGGCAGCAATTGGACTCGTTCGACGAGTTCATACAGAACACCATGCAGGAGATCGTCGACGAGTCCGCGCACATCGAGATCCGCCCCGAATCCCAGCACAACCCCGCTCGGAGCTCCGAATTCGCCGAG ataaTCTACCGGATTAGCTTCGGCCAGATATATCTAAGCAAACCGATGATGACAGAGTCGGACGGAGAGACCAACACCCTCTATCCGAAAGCGGCAAGGCTGAGGAACTTGACGTATTCGTCTCCACTCTATGTTGATGTCACGAAACGTGTGATACGAAAAGGGTACGACTGTGAGGAGGTGATAGAGACTCAGGAGTTCGCCAAGATTTTTATTGGGAAG GTGCCGATAATGCTGCGTTCGAGCTACTGCAGTTTGTTCAATCTGTCGGAGAAGGACTTGATGGAGATGGGGGAGTGCCCTTACGATCAAGGTGGGTATTTCATCATCAACGGAAGCGAGAAGGTCCTCATCGCGCAGGAGAAGATGAGCACGAACCATGTGTACGTGTTCAAGAAGCGCCAGCCGAACAAGTACGCATACGTGGCGGAGGTTAGGTCCATAGCCGAGGCGCAGAACAAGGCGCCTAGCGGGATGTTTGTGAGGATGCTCTCTAGACCCGGTGCGAAAGGG GGGTCGTCCGGACAGTATATACGAGCTACGCTCCCATACATCCGGACTGAAGTTCCGATTATCATTGTTTTTCGAGCTTTGGGATTTATTTCAGACAAAGAGATTTTGGAACATATCTGCTATGACTTCAATGATCCACAGATGATGGAGCTTCTTAGGCCCTCATTGGAAGAGGCATTTGTGATTCAAAATCAACAG GTTGCGCTTGATTATATCGGAAAGAGAGGATCCACCGTCGGTGTTACAAAAGAGAAGAGAATTAA GTATGCTAGAGAAATTCTCCAAAGGGAGATGCTTCCACACGTTGGCATTGGAGATGGTCATGAACACAAGAAAGCATACTATTTCGG ATATGTTGTTCATAGGCTATTGCTTTGTGCACTCGGACGAAGGGCCGAAGATGATCGCGATCATTATGCCAATAAGAGGCTCGACCTCGCTGGCTCTTTACTAGGCGGTCTGTTTCGGATG CTGTTTAGAAAGCTCACGAGGGACGTTAGATCGTACGTTCAAAag AGTGTTGATAATGGGAAGGATGTGAACTTGCAATTTGCAATCAAAGCAAAAACTGTCACAAGTGGGCTTAAATACTCTCTTGCAACTGGCAATTGGGGGCAAGCAAATGCTGCTGGAACAAGAGCAGGAGTTTCTCAG GTGCTCAATCGCTTGACATTTGCCTCGACACTTTCCCATCTGCGAAGACTGAACTCGCCTATTGGCCGCGAGG GCAAACTGGCGAAGCCGCGCCAGCTGCATAACTCGCATTGGGGGATGATGTGCCCTGCGGAAACGCCTGAAGGACAA GCATGTGGGCTTGTCAAGAACCTTGCACTTATGGTCTACATAACCGTCGGTTCAGCAGCTAATCCGATTCTCGAGTTTTTGGATGAATGGGGCACTGAGAATTTTGAG GAAATATCACCAGCAGTGATTCCTCAGGCCACAAAAACATTTGTGAATGGCTGTTGGGTTGGCATTCACCGCAACCCGGAGCTGTTGGTGAAGACTCTCCGGCAGCTTAGGAGACAG GTTGATGTGAACACGGAGGTTGGAATCGTACGCGACATACACCTCAAGGAGCTTCGTCTGTACACAGACTACGGGCGCTGCAGTCGTCCCTTGTTCATCGTCGATAAGCAAAGGCTGCACATAAAGAAGAGTGACATTCTTGCCCTGCAGCAAAGA GAAGTTCCTGAGGAGTATGGATGGAACGATCTCGTTAGGAAAGGATTTATTGAGTATGTTGACACGGAAGAAGAAGAGACGACGATGATATCAATGACCGTGAAT GATCTTATACGGTCAAGACGGAATCCAGATGATGCATATTCGGAAACATACACGCATTGTGAGATCCACCCTTCGTTGATATTAGGCGTCTGCGCTTCAATCATACCATTTCCTGACCACAACCAG TCGCCTCGTAACACTTATCAGTCTGCAATGGGGAAACAAGCAATGGGAATCTATGTCACGAATTACCAGCTAAGAATG GATACTCTGGCATACGTGCTCTACTACCCGCAGAAGCCTCTTGTAACGACGCGCGCTATGGAGCATCTCCACTTCAGGCAGCTCCCAGCAGGCATT AATGCGATTGTTTCCATCGCGTGCTACTCTGGCTATAATCAGGAAGATTCTGTGATCATGAACCAGTCCTCTATAGATCGAGGATTCTTTCGCTCTCTCTTCTTCCGTTCGTATAG AGACGAAGAGAAGAAGATGGGGACGCTAGTGAAGGAGGATTTCGGGCGTCCGAATAGGGATAACACTCTG GGAATGAGGCATGGTTCTTATGATAAATTAGATGATGATGGCTTTGCACCTCCT GGAACTAGAGTCTCTGGCGACGACGTGATCATTGGCAAGACAACACCAGTCACACAAGAAGAAGCTCAAGGAAAATCAGCAAGATTCACCAGCAAGGATCATAGCACTAGCCTACGCCATAGTGAAACTGGAATTGTTGATCAG GTTTTGCTGACGACAAACGCCGATGGACTGAGATTTGTGAAAATACGGATGCGTTCAGTTCGAATTCCACAGATCGGAGACAAGTTCAGCAGCAGACATGGCCAGAAGGGGACGATCGGGATGACCTACACGCAAGAAGACATGCCATGGACGATCGAAGGCATCACTCCCGACATAATTGTGAACCCTCATGCTATCCCTTCCCGTATGACGATAGGTCAGCTCATCGAGTGCATCATGGGCAAGGTCGCGGCTCACATGGGCAAGGAAGGCGACGCCACCCCCTTCACCGATGTCACT GTGGACAACATAAGCCAAGCTCTTCACAAGTGTGGTTACCAGATGCGCGGTTTTGAGAGGATGTACAATGGGCACACGGGGCGCGTGTTGAGTGCAATGATCTTCCTCGGGCCGACCTACTACCAAAGGCTGAAGCACATGGTGGACGACAAGATCCACTCGAGGGGGAGGGGCCCGGTGCAGATCCTCACGAGGCAGCCGGCCGAGGGGAGGTCTAGGGATGGCGGCTTGAGGTTCGGGGAGATGGAGCGTGACTGCATGATTGCTCATGGAGCCGCGCACTTCCTCAAGGAGAGGCTGTTTGACCAGAGCGATGCGTATAAGGTGCACGTGTGCGAGAGGTGTGGGCTCATCGCCATTGCTAATTTGAAGAAGCTTAGCTTCGAGTGCAGAGGATGCAAGAATAAAACGGACATTGTTCAG ATAAATATCCCTTATGCATGCAAGCTTCTACTTCAAGAACTCATGTCCATGGCAATTTCTCCACGGCTACTCACCAAGGATGTTGTGACAGCCAAGGGACAGAAGAGAAGGGGCGGATAG
- the LOC121759129 gene encoding uncharacterized protein LOC121759129 has product MVVPLGPGKFYGSSLPRPRFYTDVKLSSERVDPPPSVTDPLMSWAQEAHWSMGGLNVKRHRLQGRIEGSIEKLRAQKEQIFKRTPIPKKSAAKSAAEDQIRVEIDKTPSPPCAPVAIKRRRVVGLMDEEEEDEEEEVVAVRKGPVRKLGDDFERVARESGMASSSGGEIGGGAAARTRSKANLSGGGDGKRGEKRKLVKGGRKIGGALVAAAAGIRSSPRLSKMC; this is encoded by the coding sequence ATGGTTGTGCCACTAGGTCCGGGGAAGTTCTACGGCAGCAGCCTGCCGCGCCCGCGCTTCTACACCGACGTCAAGCTCAGCTCCGAGAGGGTCGATCCACCGCCCTCAGTCACCGATCCGCTCATGTCGTGGGCGCAGGAGGCCCACTGGTCCATGGGCGGCCTCAACGTCAAGCGCCACCGCCTCCAGGGGCGGATCGAGGGCAGCATCGAGAAGCTCCGAGCGCAGAAGGAGCAGATCTTCAAGCGCACTCCCATTCCGAAGAAATCCGCCGCGAAATCGGCCGCAGAAGACCAGATCCGTGTCGAGATCGATAAAACCCCCTCCCCGCCGTGCGCTCCGGTGGCGATTAAGCGGCGGCGCGTGGTCGGATTGatggatgaggaggaggaggacgaggaggaggaggttgTAGCGGTGAGGAAAGGTCCGGTGAGGAAATTGGGGGATGATTTCGAGAGAGTGGCGAGGGAGAGTGGGATGGCGAGCAGCTCCGGCGGGGAAATTGGGGGCGGCGCtgcggcgaggacgaggagtaAGGCGAATTTGAGTGGTGGTGGAGATGGGAAAAGGGGGGAGAAGAGGAAATTGGTTAAGGGAGGGAGGAAGATTGGGGGTGCTCTGGTGGCTGCTGCCGCCGGAATCAGAAGCTCGCCGCGGTTGTCGAAGATGTGTTGA
- the LOC121757124 gene encoding mannan endo-1,4-beta-mannosidase 2-like — MVKSRMFGGNGMLYPIVAFASCVAFIYLSFGDLWINIHGDGKWSFVERNGTQFVVDGMPFYFNGWNSYWMMDHAADEFRRGKVREMLQTGARMGLTVCRTWAFNDGEYNALQITPGRFDERVFRALDYVIAESRRYGIRLMLCLVNNLQAYGGKTQYVKWAWEEGVGLSSSNDSFFYDPSIRRYFKHYIKTVLTRRNTLTGIEYRDDPTIFGWELINEPRCMTDKSGDTLQDWIEEMSTFIKEIDRNHLLTVGLEGFYGPKSRKRSTVNPEIWASDVGTDFIRNSNLSTIDFASVHIYPDHWTHNPDFEYKLRFVSKWMISHIEDGDKELKKPVMFTEFGLSTENPDFTPAQRERFYKVILDIMYKSAVKNKSGAGSLVWQFLVEGMEDSNDDFGIIPWKRQSTYQLFAEHSCRLARIQGALSTQLYYLRKLCTLRK, encoded by the exons ATGGTTAAGAGCAGGATGTTTGGTGGGAATGGGATGCTTTACCCTATTGTTGCCTTTGCATCGTGTGTGGCTTTTATATACTTGTCGTTTGGGGATTTGTGGATCAACATTCATGgggatgggaagtggagctttGTGGAGAGGAATGGGACTCAGTTTGTGGTGGATGGGATGCCCTTCTATTTCAATGGGTGGAATTCTTACTGGATGATGGATCATGCTGCTGATGAGTTTAGGAGAGGGAAGGTTAGGGAGATGCTGCAGACTGGTGCGAGGATGGGGCTCACTGTGTGTAGGACTTGGGCTTTTAATGATGGGGAGTATAATGCTCTTCAAATTACACCGGGTCGATTCGATGAGAGGGTGTTTAGG GCGTTGGATTATGTTATCGCAGAATCAAGAAGATACGGGATAAGGCTCATGCTGTGCTTGGTGAATAACTTGCAAGCTTATGGTGGAAAGACGCAATATGTCAAGTGGGCGTGGGAAGAAGGCGTTGGGTTAAGCTCTTCTAACGATTCGTTCTTTTATGACCCTTCTATCCGTCGCTACTTTAAGCATTACATTAAG ACTGTTCTAACAAGGAGGAACACGTTGACCGGGATCGAGTACAGGGACGATCCAACTATCTTTGGATGGGAGTTGATCAACGAACCCCGCTGTATGACTGATAAATCCGGTGATACACTTCAG GATTGGATCGAGGAAATGTCGACTTTCATAAAAGAAATCGACAGGAACCATCTGCTTACAGTGGGGCTTGAGGGATTCTACGGACCTAAAAGTCGGAAAAGATCGACTGTCAATCCCGAGATCTGGGCATCTGACGTTGGCACGGATTTCATTCGCAATTCAAACCTCTCGACTATCGATTTTGCATCCGTTCACATTTACCCTGATCACTG GACACACAATCCGGATTTCGAATACAAGCTAAGGTTCGTCTCCAAGTGGATGATCTCCCACATCGAAGACGGGGACAAGGAGCTGAAAAAGCCCGTGATGTTCACAGAGTTCGGTCTATCCACAGAGAATCCGGACTTCACCCCTGCTCAGCGCGAGAGGTTCTACAAAGTGATTCTCGACATAATGTACAAGTCTGCAGTGAAGAACAAGTCGGGAGCGGGATCCCTCGTGTGGCAGTTCCTGGTGGAAGGGATGGAGGACTCCAATGACGACTTTGGGATCATCCCGTGGAAGAGGCAGTCGACGTATCAGCTCTTCGCTGAGCACTCGTGCAGGCTCGCGCGAATCCAAGgtgcactctccacacaattaTATTACTTGAGAAAATTGTGCACACTAAGAAAATAG